A single Orcinus orca chromosome 2, mOrcOrc1.1, whole genome shotgun sequence DNA region contains:
- the ACIN1 gene encoding apoptotic chromatin condensation inducer in the nucleus isoform X5 — translation MLSESKEGEEKEEVTMDTSENRPENEVPEPPMPIADQVSNDDRPEGSAEDEEKKESSLPKSFKRKISVVSATKGVPAGNSDTEGGQPSRKRRWGASTATTQKKPSISITTESLKSLIPDIKPLAGQEAVVDLHADDSRISEDETERNGDDGTHDKGLKICRTVTQVVPSEGQENGQREEEEEEKEPEAEAPVPPQVSVEVALPPPVEHEVKKVTLGDTLTRRSISQQKSGVSITIDDPVRTAQVPSPPRGKISNIVHISNLVRPFTLGQLKELLGRTGTLVEEAFWIDKIKSHCFVTYSTVEEAVATRTALHGVKWPQSNPKFLCADYAEQDELDYHRGLLVDRPSETKTEEQGVPRPLHPPPPPPAQPPQHPRAEQREQERAVREQWAEREREMERRERTRSEREWDRDKVREGPRSRSRSRDRRRKERAKSKEKKSEKKEKAQEEPPAKLLDDLFRKTKAAPCIYWLPLTDSQIVQKEAERAERAKEREKRRKEQEEEEQKEREKEAERERTRQLEREKRREHSRERDRERERDRERDRGDRDRERDRDRERGRERDRRDTKRHSRSRSRSTPVRDRGGRR, via the exons atgttatcAGAAAGCAAAGAAGG tgaggagaaggaggaagtgaCCATGGACACAAGTGAAAACAGACCTGAAAATGAGGTTCCAGAGCCCCCCATGCCTATTGCAGACCAAGTCAGCAATGATGACCGCCCAGAGGGCAGTGCCGAGGATGAGGAGAAGAAAGAG AGCTCGCTGCCCAAATCATTCAAGAGGAAGATCTCCGTTGTCT CAGCTACCAAGGGGGTGCCAGCTGGAAACAGTGACACAGAGGGGGGCCAGCCTAGTCGGAAGCGGCGTTGGGGAGCCAGCACGGCCACCACACAGAAGAAACCTTCCATCAGTATCACCACCGAATCACTCAAG AGCCTCATCCCCGACATCAAACCCCTGGCGGGGCAGGAGGCTGTTGTGGATCTTCATGCTGACGACTCCCGAATCTCTGAGGATGAGACAGAGCGTAATGGTGATGATGGGACCCATGACAAGGGGCTGAAAATATGCCGGACCGTCACTCAG GTGGTGCCTTCCGAGGGCCAGGAGaatgggcagagggaagaggaggaagaagagaaggagccTGAAGCAGAAGCCCCTGTACCTCCCCAGGTCTCAGTAGAGGTGGCCTTGCCCCCACCTGTGGAGCATGAAGTAAAGAAAG TGACTTTAGGAGATACCTTAACTCGACGTTCCATTAGCCAGCAGAAGTCGGGAGTTTCCATTACAATTGATGACCCAGTCCGGACTGCTCAAGTGCCCTCCCCACCCCGGGGCAAGATCAGTAACATCGTCCACATCTCCAATTTG GTTCGTCCCTTCACTTTAGGCCAACTGAAGGAATTGTTGGGACGTACAGGAACTCTGGTAGAAGAGGCTTTCTGGATTGACAAGATCAAATCTCACTGCTTTGTAACG tACTCGACAGTAGAGGAAGCAGTTGCCACCCGCACAGCTCTACATGGGGTCAAATGGCCCCAGTCCAACCCCAAATTCCTCTGTGCTGACTATGCTGAGCAAGATGAG CTGGATTATCACCGAGGCCTCTTGGTGGACCGTCCCTCTGAAACTAAGACAGAGGAGCAGGGGGTACCACGGCCGctgcaccccccgcccccgcccccagcccagccaccaCAGCACCCCAGGGCAGAGCAGCGGGAGCAGGAGCGGGCGGTGCGGGAACAGTGGGCAGAGCGGGAACGGGAGATGGAGCGGCGGGAGCGAACGCGATCAGAGCGCGAATGGGATCGGGACAAAGTTCGAGAAGGGCCCCGTTCCCGATCACGGTCCCGTGACCGCCGCCGCAAGGAACGCGCAAAGTCTAAAGAAAAGAAGAGTGAGAAGAAAG AGAAAGCTCAGGAGGAACCACCTGCCAAGCTGCTGGATGACCTTTTCCGTAAGACCAAGGCAGCTCCCTGCATCTATTGGCTCCCACTGACTGACAGCCAG ATTGTTCAGAAGGAGGCAGAGCGCGCTGAACGGGCCAAGGAGCGGGAGAAGCGGCGAAAGGagcaagaagaagaagagcagaAGGAGCGGGAGAAGGAGGCGGAGCGGGAACGGACCCGACAGCTGGAGCGAGAGAAGCGGCGAGAGCACAGCCgggagagggacagggagagagagagggacagggagCGGGACAGGGGAGATCGAGATCGGGAGAGGGACAGGGACCGGGAACGAGGCAGGGAGAGGGACCGCAGAGACACCAAGCGCCACAGCAGGAGCCGGAGTCGGAGCACACCTGTGCGGGACCGGGGTGGGCGCCGCTAG